The Brassica napus cultivar Da-Ae chromosome C7, Da-Ae, whole genome shotgun sequence genome has a segment encoding these proteins:
- the LOC106410385 gene encoding uncharacterized protein LOC106410385, with protein sequence MDLWLIAATAATGYIAKQLQNVTKGKGNFLESSSSEETVKKQESPCRSLLGRLAKKPNENKFGDEEVPSTSGEGSGNYEDVVHSDSSLFGLLPEFLETGHGYWKACGVLGGETELSSSFRQRRFVKRNQRYRRLTKPLSCMESCLMSRFHGEQMTMEDYLTSPFPSPRGSVSRPLLVTDGDRVISKGTADSLWLSQQQQMTLNEDEAAHRNEKSSKSRKHGLSDATVLLQVGVSIGLMASFMARQAEVSKVKQELKKTENVVHDVEGELEMKDSLIVKEVDTEKAAENSESISNIEAELEAELERLEINMVEMEQDLEVEFAQGELIADRVRGKRESNQDPSGNSTPESGNYAVSPRELSLRLHKVINSRLEKRITELETALQESQRKVEQLVMESESKKSSWSRVWEAREVMTYKSDSIAIEHTKTNNNLAEMQPLVMNLTGEALDAFNESYDELMNINDDSEDDDESPLEEMQESELIHHEDFSSTSPWSHHQEDDSKAQEQELLDFIGLEEQDEEISDFESEMEKQLIKQIVEKTKQGSPVVLNAQKMLFLMEESEQKF encoded by the exons ATGGATTTGTGGTTAATCGCAGCTACAGCTGCTACAGGTTATATAGCTAAGCAGCTGCAGAATGTTACCAAAGGTAAAGGTAACTTTCTCGAGTCTTCTTCTTCCGAAGAGACTGTGAAGAAGCAAGAATCTCCTTGTAGATCCCTGCTTGGCAGATTGGCCAAGAAACCGAATGAAAACAAGTTTGGGGATGAAGAAGTACCATCAACGAGCGGGGAAGGTTCAGGAAACTATGAAGATGTTGTTCATTCAGATTCTTCTTTGTTTGGTTTACTGCCTGAGTTCCTGGAGACTGGGCATGGATATTGGAAAGCCTGTGGTGTTCTTGGAGGTGAGACGGAGCTGAGTTCTTCTTTTAGGCAGAGAAGGTTCGTTAAAAGGAACCAGCGGTACAGACGGTTAACTAAACCTTTGAGTTGTATGGAAAGCTGCTTAATGTCTCGGTTCCATGGAGAACAGATGACGATGGAGGATTACTTGACTAGCCCATTCCCATCTCCACGAGGTTCAGTTTCGAGGCCATTGCTTGTGACTGATGGGGATCGAGTTATTAGCAAGGGAACTGCAGATTCTTTGTGGCTGAGCCAACAACAACAAATGACTCTCAatgaagatgaggctgcacataGAAATGAGAAGAGCAGCAAGAGTAGAAAGCATG gACTAAGTGATGCAACGGTGCTGCTACAAGTAGGGGTCTCGATTGGTCTAATGGCATCGTTCATGGCAAGGCAAGCCGAAGTGAGCAAAGTCAAACAAGAGCTGAAGAAGACAGAGAATGTGGTTCATGATGTAGAAGGTGAGCTCGAGATGAAAGACTCGTTGATTGTGAAGGAGGTAGATACTGAAAAGGCAGCTGAGAATTCAGAGTCTATAAGTAATATTGAAGCAGAGCTTGAAGCTGAACTTGAAAGGCTAGAAATCAACATGGTTGAG atgGAGCAGGATTTGGAGGTAGAATTTGCACAAGGCGAACTGATAGCTGACCGGGTTAGAGGGAAGCGTGAGTCCAACCAAGATCCAAGTGGTAACTCCACACCAGAGTCAGGAAACTATGCTGTCTCACCTCGCGAGTTGAGCTTACGGTTGCATAAAGTTATCAACTCACGTCTTGAGAAGCGGATTACAGAGCTCGAGACTGCACTCCAAGAGAGCCAAAGGAAGGTGGAACAGCTGGTCATGGAATCAGAAAGCAAGAAGAGTTCATGGTCAAGAGTATGGGAAGCCCGTGAAGTGATGACATATAAGAGTGACTCGATTGCTATAGAGCACACCAAGACTAATAATAATCTTGCTGAGATGCAACCTTTGGTTATGAACTTAACAGGTGAAGCACTTGATGCATTCAACGAGTCTTACGATGAGTTGATGAACATAAACGATGActctgaagatgatgatgagtcACCACTGGAGGAGATGCAAGAGAGCGAGCTTATTCACCATGAAGATTTCTCGTCGACCTCACCTTGGAGCCATCATCAGGAGGACGATTCCAAGGCTCAGGAGCAGGAGCTGCTAGATTTTATTGGTTTGGAAGAACAAGATGAAGAGATTAGTGACTTTGAGAGTGAAATGGAGAAGCAACTGATAAAGCAGATTgttgagaaaacaaaacaagGTTCTCCTGTTGTGTTGAATGCTCAGAAGATGCTGTTTCTCATGGAAGAATCagaacaaaagttttaa